One window of the Primulina eburnea isolate SZY01 chromosome 18, ASM2296580v1, whole genome shotgun sequence genome contains the following:
- the LOC140820222 gene encoding LOW QUALITY PROTEIN: protein SENSITIVE TO PROTON RHIZOTOXICITY 1-like (The sequence of the model RefSeq protein was modified relative to this genomic sequence to represent the inferred CDS: deleted 2 bases in 1 codon; substituted 1 base at 1 genomic stop codon), with product MVSGFSLFCSTEVGRSSFLDYGRRIDSRNSFAFDTNNQNNTSDPQGNNTSKASEPINIQEWNPRAMLNNLCFPEKKIHQLQELIHSFVGRKGQSGVPGELLIQXQQLVTVDLTSIIVQLISTAGSLLPSLNRNLSSVNPINQLAHFGGVTKPSNGVPRNIICPKNTNLNKAEDHSNLIDATGLYGTKQNSNMEDQETKSDDDSEEGENLTPGSYEILQLEKEEILAPHTHLCTICGKGFKRDANLRMHMRGHGDRYKTLAALAKPSKESTLNQILVKRYSCPYIGCKRNTDHKKFEPLKTILCVKNHYKRTHCDKTYTCSRCNEKKFSVLADLKTHCGRDKWFCSCGTTFSRKDKLFGHIALFQGHTPAIPVEDSKGFSIPANEGQNNEASSKTPVSF from the exons ATGGTATCTGGGTTCTCTTTATTCTG CTCAACAGAAGTGGGAAGATCGTCATTTCTTGATTATGGTAGGAGGATTGACTCTCGAAACTCCTTTGCTTTCGACACTAATAACCAAAACAACACAAGTGATCCACAAGGTAATAATACAAGCAAGGCCAGTGAACCAATTAACATTCAGGAGTGGAATCCAAGAGCAATGCTAAACAATCTATGTTTCCCGGAGAAAAAGATTCATCAGCTTCAAGAATTGATACATTCATTCGTGGGACGCAAAGGTCAATCTGGGGTC CCAGGCGAGCTTTTAATTCAGTAGCAACAGCTTGTGACTGTTGATCTAACCTCGATTATAGTCCAGCTGATTTCAACGGCAGGCAGCCTTCTTCCATCTCTGAATCGTAACCTTTCATCAGTTAATCCTATAAACCAGTTGGCGCACTTTGGTGGTGTCACTAAACCTTCAAATGGAGTTCCAAGAAACATCATTTGCCCAAAGAATACAAATTTAAACAAGGCGGAAGATCACTCAAACCTGATTGATGCTACAGGTCTTTATGGTACCAAACAAAATTCCAACATGGAAGATCAAGAAACAAAAAGTGATGATGATTCTGAGGAAGGGGAGAACCTAACCCCTGGCTCGTACGAAATTCTGCAACTCGAGAAAGAAGAAATCCTCGCACCTCATACCCATTTGTGCACCATATGTGGAAAAGGATTCAAGAGAGATGCTAATTTAAGGATGCACATGAGAGGTCATGGAGACAGATACAAAACTCTGGCTGCTCTCGCAAAGCCCAGTAAGGAATCCACCTTAAATCAAATTCTTGTCAAGAGATACTCGTGCCCGTACATTGGCTGCAAAAGGAACACGGATCACAAGAAGTTCGAGCCTCTTAAAACTATCTTATGTGTGAAAAACCATTACAAGAGAACCCATTGTGACAAGACTTACACTTGTAGCCGGTGCAACGAAAAGAAATTTTCAGTTCTTGCAGACCTCAAAACGCACTGTGGGAGAGACAAATGGTTTTGCTCGTGTGGCACGACCTTTTCAAGGAAAGATAAGCTCTTTGGTCACATTGCTCTTTTCCAAGGCCATACTCCTGCTATTCCAGTGGAGGATTCTAAAGGGTTTTCAATACCAGCTAATGAAGGGCAGAACAATGAAGCCTCTAGCAAGACCCCAGTTTCATTTTAA